CCAACAAcacgaaatggagcacaacaacgagcctactccagggacgagcgggtctcaaacccCCACGGTACCCGTGAGAGGTGGATGGgatccgatggccgggtactacaacatgtactcttggcagcagatgatgcccgggggtggtgtgccgggatggcaggggatgccggggggcCGGCGATGTAGGGCGGGCCAGCGATGCCGGGTGGGcaggggtaccggggatgcaacccgagatgcagatgatgccggggtgggcacccgggatgcagatgatgccggggtacccggggatgcaggggacgtcgacgccgggggggcAACGTCTATCGTCCAAgtcttgattttgttactgcttcttcgcacacatcgaccccagcggagaCGCAGTACACTGGGtttgagaccttctccttagagaAGTTGGgaatagatctcggggatgcgggcactcccgttcaaacgggggaaTAGGGCGGGGTTGGGGGCtcgcccaagaagaagaaggggaagagggtggttggcgagtcgtcgcagccggctggtgacgacagcccgacacggaggaagtggacggacgccgagaacgtcgcgctgtccaaggcgtgggtgagtgtttgcgatgatcccctcacctcgaacaatcagaggatcgtcaacttgtgggctaaaatagcagcagcctacaaggcattttgcccagaTGGGcggccacgcagcggggaggagtgccggaaggcgtgggaccgaatcacggctggggtctcccgatttttgggcttgtacaccaacgccctccgcatgcagtcCAGTGGctaaactgacgaggactgcatgAGGATGGCGGAGAAAGAGTTCCATGTGCCCAGGCTttacaaggagttcacctactggaactgctacgaggtgctgatggactccgagaagtttcgggcaggtgtcgacgctggctggccgaagaagcagcgcatgaactataccggtgattacagcggcggcagcagcggcggttcccacgacctccccgatgATGcacaggagttcccgtcccctcctGCGTTTGCTCGCTGCACTCGCCCgattggtcaaaggcgggcgcaacgggctcgccaggcctcccaggaggtccagtcggcatcccccctgttggccaGTCGACAACCGACCTCGCCTTCTTCGCACGTCAACAAACGCACTCTTAGATGTGGAAGgtcttagctgaatggagggcggtaaccgaccccgaggagaagagttttcttcacgcgatgctcgtgagtatgcgggccGATTTAACCTCCGCCGCGGCACAGGTGGGGGcctcagacgcgggctcagatgtcgcagatttgggggtcccggatagcggcgacaacggcggggggctcgtgtgtggaggaggatttttttaaaaaattaatgtacttttttaattaatgtatttttttaaattttaatattattaatgagtattcccgtatctgtgtcaaAAATTTAGTTCCgtattttatgtgattgttaattatttgtttttataattttgtttattgtggctgggctattgtttGTCCAGTGGCTTGTCCTAATAATGTGACATGAGGAGTTTTTAGGGATACTGATGTAACAAGAGGGGTTTGTGGTAAGGCTATTGTTTGTCTAAAACcatcgtggatgctcttaccaTCGGAACTTTTTCTTGAAAGGGCCAAATACTATTTGTTCTACTACACGCGACTAGTGTTTATGGAGTTTGTTCTTGGTAGTTTCCCGATCAAATTAGTTTTCCTATCAAACCTCAAATCACTATACcgttatattaatataaattggaTCTAGATTTAAtttaggaaaaaaattaattaacgaaAGGTACCTAGCCTTTAATATTTATCACAACTTTTTCGATTTATATCTTAATCTTTTTAACTTATCAATTATATCatatattgtaattttttaatctatAACAATTTTTACTATGAAAACTTCACTCTAAGGTAGAAATTGTTTCATGACGTATCAAACTATTACTTACTTTTTTTGCCAAAATTACGTTGTACAcacaataattaatattaaccttttatattgtttttagtttttactttttagaaataattatttaaaatttgattaaattgataCGAATAAAAAGATTGAATCgatacaaaaaaataattgaagataaaattgataaatttaaaatattaaaataaaataaaaatactatttttaaaagtttgaataaaattaaagataGAGACAAATCAATCATTAACTCAATTAATAATCACCAACAAATAAACTGTAGTCTACGGCAGTACTCCACTCCCTGTATATCTATTCAATCTCTCCCATCATAATCATTCACTGTATTCCTATTTGAAATATCCCAAACTATAAGCCACTTCTTAATTTGAATTATCTTAAAACTCTCGAACTAAATTAGTAACTTGTTATACTAAAATAAGCTTGTTTTATGTTTGTGGAAATAATATATGGAGAAATAAATAAGGCGAAAATAGAAAACCAAATAGATAATTTACATTTTTCGAAGACCATTAAATGTACTACATGCCTACATCTTTTGCCCTACCATCTTTCTTCTTTGTCCTCCGACTGCATGGTGGCGAGGGCAGCACGAAGATACTGCCGCTCACCAACTCAAGAAACATCGACGATTATAAGATTGAAGTGTGCTTGGAGTCGGAACAATCTTGGCCAGTGTCCTCGGCTCtttatttttcatatctttttgCTTCCCCATTTATTGATCCTTTGCCCgattggtggtggtggtggtggtgggcgGATGCTGCAGAGATTCGTCAAGGTATCCTGTTAGCTGACATGATCGGTTCCTCACAAGCATGGCTGGACAAAAGCTTTGGCTGCCCGTTGGAGGAGACGTGGTTGTGATTTTCAACAAATCTAGGTGATTCTTGTTGGCAGTCTCGGATTGGAAGAGAGGCTATTATCTTGGCTCTAACAAGAGCCATATGGAAGTCCTCGTGATCATTTGGCTTCACGAACACCAGTTCTCCGTTTAGCCTCTCGTTGCCAAGCATTTTCAACCTCCTTCGTTGGAGCTCATCCTTGACTGCCTGAAGGAAATTGCAGAGTACAGCAATAATCAGCAAAAGAAAAGGTCAAGTAGCAATACAAGCATAAATAGTAACATAAGCTAATTGAATCTTCCAATTATGCATATTTTTTGCTAGTTTTTGGAGCAACAAATTCATTCTTAATACATTGATTTGAACAATTTCCAAAATGATTATACATACTAATTCCTCAAATCCATATGATTTGAGAAGCAGAAATGTTAAAGAGTTCCATTAACAATTATCACAGGTTTTGATAAAAGAAACTGACACTGCTAGTGAGGTAATTATCTGCTTAATTATAGAGGAATAACAAATCCTCTGCTACAGAGTTTCAAACAAATTCAGGAAACATGCAATTGATCATTTTCTCAAACAGTTGACAGCCCAGAATTATCAGCAGCACTTCAACAATCTCAAATCATTAAATTATGAAAGCATGCAATCAACTCAACAGCTAAATTAGAGGAAAAACTACAACTAATTGATCATAAAAAACaattagagagaaagagagattgaTTTTACAGACGAACCTGCAAAACCTTAGAATCAAATTTGGGCAACCCGAGCTGCCCGACAGTGAGGGAGCCGAAGAAATTCCCCAACAGGGCGGCATCGGGCACGGGCAGCCCCTGGACCAACCCCGCCACCAATCCGCCGAGAAAGCTATCTCCAGCCCCCGTCGGATCGACCTGcacggtaggaaagggggcaatCCGCTGCTCCGCGTTCCGGTAATAAACCGTGCACCCTTCCTCCCCACTCGTCACCACCACGCAGCACTCCTTCCTCGCCGCCTCCACGCCGACGTACGGCG
This sequence is a window from Salvia splendens isolate huo1 chromosome 14, SspV2, whole genome shotgun sequence. Protein-coding genes within it:
- the LOC121763467 gene encoding inositol 3-kinase-like → MIENRCPNSCLVVGNYCHDVLLKDGVVLAESLGGAAAFISAVLDGAAVSSTFVSKVGSDFAYSVARPPSVSLSSKTTAFHAHFSSQVQRHDRVLKRVESCAPITPSDLPASRRFEFGMAVGVAGEILPETLERMLDICDTVFVDVQALIRAFDPDDGTVSLVHLRDSGFSHLVPRIGFLKASSDEAPYVGVEAARKECCVVVTSGEEGCTVYYRNAEQRIAPFPTVQVDPTGAGDSFLGGLVAGLVQGLPVPDAALLGNFFGSLTVGQLGLPKFDSKVLQAVKDELQRRRLKMLGNERLNGELVFVKPNDHEDFHMALVRAKIIASLPIRDCQQESPRFVENHNHVSSNGQPKLLSSHACEEPIMSANRIP